One window of Pseudacidobacterium ailaaui genomic DNA carries:
- a CDS encoding MarR family winged helix-turn-helix transcriptional regulator codes for MVSATQPQAASASRVEDSGGPRPAGLSVEQFQRLAEFRFQLRRFLHFSHLAAENAGLRHQQYQLLQCVYGMPGELDPTIANVAARMLLKHNSAVELVDRTIEQGLLRRCPDPTDHRRILLRVTSLGEKILASLADHHLQELEQTGPELIRALRRVLSMKQTSTGGKRPARQ; via the coding sequence CTGCCACACAGCCGCAGGCAGCTTCCGCTTCCCGTGTTGAGGACAGTGGAGGGCCAAGGCCGGCCGGCCTAAGCGTAGAGCAATTTCAGCGTCTGGCCGAGTTCCGTTTCCAGCTCCGTCGCTTCCTGCATTTCAGCCATCTGGCCGCAGAAAATGCCGGATTGCGACATCAGCAATATCAATTACTCCAGTGTGTCTACGGCATGCCTGGGGAACTGGACCCGACCATTGCCAATGTCGCGGCGAGAATGTTGCTGAAGCACAACAGTGCGGTCGAGCTCGTGGACCGTACCATCGAACAGGGGTTGTTACGCCGCTGCCCTGATCCCACAGACCATCGCCGTATTCTGTTGCGAGTGACCTCGCTTGGCGAAAAGATACTCGCTTCTCTGGCGGATCATCATCTTCAGGAGCTGGAACAAACAGGGCCGGAACTCATCCGGGCACTGCGTCGAGTGTTGAGTATGAAACAGACATCTACCGGGGGAAAAAGGCCGGCACGGCAATGA
- a CDS encoding chloride channel protein, translating to MTISEKATNPDRTVSAFRSHLRDFTADPRMLVLSGLALVLGGAGSVLAYLLLHLIYAATNLFYFHRLSWQFISPAENHLHWLAVLVPVAGGVLIGLMARYGSEKIRGHGMPEAIEAILIHGAKVDGKVAVFKPLSAAIAIGSGGPFGAEGPIIMTAGSVGSLLGQLFKLSDAERTTMLVAGAAAGMTGVFSTPLSAVLLAVELLLFEWRPRSLVPVAVAATTAGVLRRHLLGPGPLFPMSLYNMTVGPRAVAAALLLGVLGGLAALLLSRAVYASEDFFEEHLPVHWMWWPAIGGLVIGLGGLIFPRALGTGYDVIDSLIAGNAAWQLIAGVLIVKSIIWAFSLGSGTSGGILAPLLMIGGALGALVGHGLPFIQVGAWPLVGMAAVLSGAIGCPLTAAALSMELTHNYGLMLPLLAASVAAHAFTVLFQRRSILTERLSRRGYHLSREYSVDPLEIMTVSQVMHSSVVALPSGARIGDVKRWIEDRRPGKPVEAGKTRKGQRLYPVVDENGKLQGIVTRAMLERYVATHPSDSALPWKEAEIAYPDETLRSVAERMAALKIFVLPVIEPGTRKVVGILSLEDMLQARLRSHERETKQERIRKLRLPFRTANIQRVEESMDAAG from the coding sequence ATGACAATCTCAGAAAAGGCCACAAACCCAGACAGGACTGTTTCTGCATTCCGCTCTCATCTGCGTGATTTCACGGCAGATCCTCGGATGCTTGTGCTTAGCGGACTGGCACTGGTGCTGGGCGGAGCAGGTTCCGTACTGGCATATCTGCTCCTGCATTTGATTTACGCGGCCACCAACCTGTTTTACTTTCATCGTCTGAGCTGGCAGTTTATCTCTCCTGCAGAAAACCATTTACACTGGCTTGCCGTCTTGGTCCCCGTGGCCGGAGGTGTCCTGATTGGCCTCATGGCCCGATACGGCTCAGAAAAGATTCGCGGGCATGGGATGCCTGAGGCTATTGAAGCCATTCTGATTCATGGCGCAAAAGTAGACGGGAAGGTGGCGGTCTTCAAACCGCTTTCGGCTGCAATTGCCATTGGATCCGGAGGTCCCTTTGGAGCTGAAGGCCCCATCATTATGACGGCAGGCTCGGTCGGCTCCCTGCTGGGGCAGCTGTTTAAATTGAGTGATGCCGAGCGGACCACCATGCTGGTCGCTGGGGCTGCTGCGGGCATGACCGGGGTCTTCTCCACACCGCTGTCGGCCGTTCTATTGGCAGTCGAACTGCTTCTTTTTGAGTGGAGGCCGCGTAGTCTTGTACCCGTGGCCGTGGCTGCAACAACGGCAGGTGTACTGCGTCGGCATCTGCTCGGGCCAGGACCGTTGTTTCCCATGTCACTGTACAACATGACGGTCGGTCCCCGCGCAGTCGCGGCGGCTCTACTTTTGGGTGTACTGGGAGGCCTGGCCGCTCTGCTGCTAAGTCGCGCCGTCTATGCGAGTGAAGACTTCTTTGAGGAGCACCTGCCGGTGCATTGGATGTGGTGGCCGGCAATTGGCGGCCTGGTCATCGGCTTGGGCGGATTGATTTTCCCGCGTGCTTTGGGTACTGGCTACGATGTCATCGACTCCCTGATCGCTGGCAACGCTGCATGGCAGCTGATTGCCGGCGTGCTGATTGTGAAAAGCATCATCTGGGCTTTTTCTCTGGGATCAGGGACATCGGGCGGCATTCTTGCCCCTTTGCTGATGATTGGCGGAGCTCTGGGCGCATTAGTGGGTCATGGTCTGCCTTTTATCCAGGTGGGAGCGTGGCCTCTGGTGGGAATGGCTGCGGTCCTTTCCGGGGCCATCGGATGTCCATTGACGGCCGCCGCCCTAAGCATGGAACTGACCCACAATTATGGTCTGATGCTGCCTTTACTGGCCGCCTCAGTGGCTGCACATGCCTTTACGGTGCTGTTCCAAAGACGCTCGATTCTCACAGAGCGGCTGAGCCGTAGGGGATATCATCTCAGCCGTGAATATAGTGTTGATCCATTGGAGATCATGACCGTGTCCCAGGTCATGCATTCCAGCGTTGTGGCCCTTCCTTCCGGAGCGCGCATCGGAGATGTCAAGCGGTGGATTGAAGACCGCAGGCCGGGGAAACCGGTCGAGGCAGGCAAGACCCGAAAGGGCCAAAGACTGTATCCGGTTGTCGATGAAAATGGAAAACTCCAGGGCATCGTGACACGGGCCATGCTTGAGCGATATGTTGCGACGCATCCCTCCGATTCTGCTCTGCCCTGGAAAGAGGCAGAGATTGCCTATCCGGATGAGACGCTGCGCTCCGTGGCCGAGCGCATGGCAGCCTTGAAGATTTTTGTATTGCCGGTCATCGAACCAGGCACTCGAAAAGTCGTCGGTATTCTGTCACTGGAAGATATGCTGCAGGCACGACTGCGCTCTCATGAACGCGAAACAAAACAGGAACGTATCAGAAAACTCCGGCTACCGTTCCGTACAGCGAACATACAGCGCGTCGAAGAAAGCATGGATGCGGCGGGTTAA
- a CDS encoding glutaredoxin family protein has product MCYMQILLYSAPWCRDCREAKRFLDENGISYTEIDIETVDGAAEEVLRHVGKRAIPQLVIDGKWFQPYRPGHGLLYHEMREVLGLTVVR; this is encoded by the coding sequence ATGTGCTACATGCAGATTCTGCTCTATTCAGCACCCTGGTGCCGCGACTGTAGGGAAGCCAAGCGCTTTCTTGATGAAAACGGAATTTCCTATACTGAAATTGATATTGAAACAGTGGACGGGGCGGCGGAAGAGGTCTTGCGCCACGTGGGGAAACGCGCCATTCCCCAGCTTGTGATTGATGGAAAATGGTTCCAGCCGTACCGCCCGGGGCACGGGCTTCTTTATCACGAGATGCGGGAAGTGCTGGGACTCACAGTCGTGCGCTGA
- a CDS encoding APC family permease, whose product MSTSTRTSTQTHSAAPHLAQRLGLFSSTAIVVGSMIGSGIFIVPSEISRGVGSPALLIAAWVVTAVMTMIGALSYGELAAMMPTAGGQYVYLREALGPMWGFLFGWTLFLVIQTGTIAAVVVAFGKFLGVFVPAVSSSHWLVHLGHVPAVRVGPMVLGNMEIGLNTANLTGIIIVLLLTGINILGVRLGALVQNIFTTAKTAALLGLVVVGFLFGRNPAAIASNFGANFWQNASWHSLHPVQVGVGGPIAMVGLFAILAIVQTGSLFSADAWNNVTYTAGEIRDPKRNLPLSLVLGTVIVIALYIAANFVYLCALPLHGDPNGATALSRGIQYASEDRVATVVLQQIFHRSGAFLMAGAILISTFGCANGLVLAGARVYYAMSCDGLFFQSTSRLHPRFKTPIWALVIQALWTCFLCLTGSYSQLLDYIICTELVFYILTISCLYVLRKRRPDAERPYRALGYPVLPAIYIVMAAWICIILLRYKPQYTWPGLLIVLLGIPVFMVWSRRRQVRIQD is encoded by the coding sequence GTGAGCACAAGTACCCGGACCTCAACACAGACGCATTCCGCAGCTCCACATCTGGCGCAAAGACTTGGACTTTTCAGTTCGACGGCCATTGTAGTCGGCTCCATGATCGGGTCGGGAATTTTTATCGTTCCGAGTGAAATCAGCCGTGGAGTAGGTTCTCCCGCTCTCTTGATTGCGGCCTGGGTAGTCACTGCCGTGATGACAATGATCGGCGCACTCAGCTACGGCGAGCTTGCGGCGATGATGCCGACTGCGGGCGGACAATATGTGTATCTGCGAGAAGCATTGGGCCCCATGTGGGGCTTTCTTTTTGGATGGACGCTTTTTCTCGTCATTCAAACAGGAACCATTGCTGCCGTGGTGGTGGCTTTTGGTAAATTCCTTGGTGTTTTTGTGCCCGCAGTTTCGTCTTCCCACTGGCTGGTGCATCTGGGGCATGTTCCGGCCGTGCGTGTTGGCCCAATGGTCCTGGGCAATATGGAAATTGGACTGAACACAGCAAATCTGACCGGGATCATCATTGTGCTCTTGCTGACCGGGATCAACATTCTTGGGGTACGTCTGGGCGCGCTGGTCCAGAACATTTTTACGACCGCAAAAACAGCCGCCTTGCTGGGGCTAGTAGTGGTAGGGTTTTTGTTTGGCCGTAACCCGGCCGCCATAGCATCAAATTTCGGGGCTAACTTCTGGCAGAACGCTTCGTGGCACTCGCTGCATCCGGTTCAGGTGGGGGTGGGCGGCCCGATTGCCATGGTGGGACTCTTCGCCATTCTTGCCATTGTGCAGACCGGATCTTTATTTTCAGCAGATGCCTGGAACAATGTGACTTATACAGCAGGCGAAATCCGAGACCCGAAGAGGAATCTGCCGCTTTCTTTGGTGCTGGGAACGGTCATCGTCATTGCGCTGTATATCGCGGCAAATTTTGTGTACCTCTGCGCGCTGCCATTGCATGGGGACCCTAATGGAGCCACGGCGCTGTCGCGCGGCATTCAGTATGCCTCAGAGGACCGTGTGGCCACGGTGGTTCTGCAGCAGATTTTCCACCGCAGCGGGGCATTTCTAATGGCCGGGGCCATTCTGATTTCGACCTTCGGATGCGCGAATGGACTGGTTCTGGCAGGTGCCCGCGTGTACTATGCAATGAGTTGTGACGGGCTTTTTTTTCAGTCGACAAGCCGTCTGCATCCGCGCTTTAAAACGCCGATCTGGGCGCTGGTGATCCAGGCCCTGTGGACCTGCTTCCTGTGCCTGACTGGGTCTTATAGCCAGTTGCTGGATTACATTATCTGTACGGAACTGGTCTTCTACATTCTTACGATTTCCTGTCTGTATGTGCTGAGAAAGCGTCGGCCAGATGCCGAACGTCCTTACCGTGCGTTAGGATATCCAGTTCTGCCCGCGATCTACATTGTGATGGCGGCCTGGATCTGCATCATACTGCTGCGCTATAAGCCGCAGTACACGTGGCCAGGTTTGCTGATTGTTCTGCTGGGGATCCCGGTGTTCATGGTCTGGTCGCGCCGCAGGCAGGTAAGAATACAAGATTGA
- a CDS encoding amino acid permease, producing MANLFAIKPLSKLRQEAAEEGEHTLKRSLGPINLITLGVGAVIGAGIFVLTGQAAALHAGPAIALSFVLAGVTCAFAGLCYAEFASLIPIAGSAYTYGYATLGELVAWVIGWCLCLEYAFGAATVASGWAGYFLSLIEQLGITPSASLARFTTTYGNVIYLYDHRWMPKASLPPGVDFTGLPHVTGLFNIVAFVAIAVVTMVLVIGIKESANLNSAIVFVKVGVVGIFLVLGIGYLLQHPDLARMNWHPFIPPKQGPGQYGISGIAAGAASIFFAYIGFDAVSTAAQEARNPQRDMPIGILGSLVICTILYIAVSLTLTGLVSYKTLNVAEPVAIGIDATGVRWGGILVKIGAVFGLGTVMLVMLLGQSRVFYSMSRDGLLPKWAGAIHPKFRTPWISNIVVGTIVAFLPALLPIDKLSAMVNMGTLLAFAIVSAGVWILRVRQPELERPFRTPLVPIVPILGIASALYLIASLPTLTWIVVSIWLVIGLIIYFTYSTKHSKVQKFTPATTAGK from the coding sequence ATGGCAAATCTGTTTGCAATCAAACCGCTCTCAAAGCTCAGGCAGGAAGCTGCTGAAGAGGGAGAGCATACCCTCAAACGTTCCCTTGGTCCGATTAACCTGATTACATTGGGTGTTGGTGCGGTCATTGGGGCGGGTATTTTTGTCCTGACTGGCCAGGCCGCCGCGCTCCATGCAGGACCTGCTATTGCCCTCAGCTTTGTCCTGGCCGGTGTTACGTGTGCCTTTGCCGGACTCTGCTATGCGGAATTTGCCTCTCTGATTCCGATTGCAGGGTCGGCCTACACTTACGGATACGCAACGCTGGGCGAACTCGTTGCATGGGTGATCGGATGGTGCCTGTGCCTGGAGTACGCGTTCGGCGCAGCAACCGTTGCCTCGGGTTGGGCAGGATATTTTCTGAGCCTGATTGAGCAGTTAGGGATTACACCCTCGGCTTCGCTTGCGCGCTTTACAACAACTTATGGCAATGTGATTTATCTCTATGACCATCGCTGGATGCCGAAAGCATCTCTGCCCCCGGGAGTAGACTTCACGGGACTTCCGCATGTAACGGGCCTTTTTAACATTGTTGCCTTCGTTGCCATTGCCGTAGTGACGATGGTCCTGGTGATTGGCATCAAGGAATCGGCCAACCTCAATTCTGCCATTGTGTTTGTAAAAGTTGGCGTGGTAGGCATCTTTCTTGTGCTGGGCATCGGATATCTGCTGCAACACCCTGATTTGGCACGGATGAATTGGCACCCGTTTATTCCTCCGAAGCAGGGACCGGGACAGTACGGGATAAGTGGCATCGCAGCTGGGGCGGCCTCCATCTTCTTTGCCTATATCGGATTTGATGCTGTTTCCACTGCTGCTCAGGAAGCCAGAAACCCGCAACGGGACATGCCGATAGGTATTCTCGGCTCTCTCGTCATCTGCACCATTCTCTATATTGCTGTATCACTCACCCTGACAGGACTTGTCAGCTACAAAACCCTGAATGTGGCCGAGCCGGTCGCCATTGGAATTGACGCTACCGGAGTGCGGTGGGGTGGCATCCTGGTGAAGATTGGCGCTGTGTTCGGCCTGGGTACGGTCATGCTGGTGATGTTGCTGGGACAGTCGCGTGTCTTTTATTCGATGTCGCGGGATGGTTTGCTGCCGAAGTGGGCGGGGGCCATTCATCCGAAATTCCGCACGCCCTGGATTTCCAATATTGTTGTAGGCACAATTGTTGCATTTCTGCCTGCACTGCTCCCGATTGATAAGCTGAGCGCCATGGTGAACATGGGCACATTGCTGGCCTTTGCAATCGTCTCCGCGGGTGTATGGATTCTGCGCGTTCGCCAGCCTGAACTGGAACGCCCATTCAGGACACCTCTTGTTCCTATTGTGCCGATTCTGGGAATCGCCAGCGCCCTGTATCTGATTGCGAGTCTGCCCACGCTCACCTGGATTGTCGTCAGTATCTGGCTGGTTATCGGCCTGATTATCTATTTCACCTACTCCACAAAGCACAGCAAGGTGCAGAAGTTTACTCCTGCAACGACCGCAGGCAAATAA
- a CDS encoding TonB-dependent receptor, translated as MRGEDGSPVSGAVLTLTGTGHDYTAVTATDGRFSVQGPEPEEYRISVQMSGARFSSNASILPQAGLPVVIVLQNNGTLSIVPQAAHQEATGGEQLSSKTVSELPLNKRDFSQLLLLAAGTMTDVNGATNFTQQFAINGQRGVEATFAMDGADISDPEMGGGTFTNFNVDAVEQIESSSGWMPAEIGRGAAGFTNIITRSGQSGFHGSFFEFLRNSALDARNYFDHPPHGRIPPFRRNEFGFTNGGPVVLPGIYDGRGKTFYFGEYQGFRQVLGTTQVLAVPTAEERSGINATAYPGDVLYVPVDAQIARVLARYPLPNYAAGPFGEHTFATSSNVSTNADQFSVRIDQKIDEKSSIFGRFTYDNLNGPTTNPDETAIDPSFAVEYTDRQRNAVLTYTRTVSPHYSFESSISFTRTTPSFPTPNHTDPAVKFNDGLFQAFNSAGGSVMTAFGNLFQARQNFSLIAENHTWKWGGEVRLNRDTTYFGVSVNGEYDFGGGVVYSPVEIHSQSGTHEIHPGDPLPDTLTALLTGSPFSYNVAVAPPYFSSGPHIGPAAINRNNFSVYVQDTWKISDRFTLDYGLRYEVYAPIAERAKRTSGFLNVNGIQRFVVNPQPAYQTNANGLGPRVQLDWLMTTKTHLRVGGGITTIPPNIWQDNSLTGSTPFVIYPHLSVTKGAQLHYGFQITPDQLPHAYSLSGQDIFASGDTKKVPANTIFDVDRYERDMAALSPAHQIVPLNLGGIDRSFGNGYLETWTLGIERQLGNLTANLGYVGTAGVKLPRMNYPNAFPGATPEFAPHTQFDGEGNVTGGFGVETVVDDTSHSTYHALQASLQGTVQHGGPGVQASYTWSKSLDDVSTVIGGGTGSTGAAVQTAPQDPFNTRAEKGPSTFDVAHSFNLSVAQDLRLDAVEWLHPVTKKLTAGWQLLSVSGISSGAPFTVYSGIQQTGAGSNGADRPDQIAKPHLSTARKVREDYFGLGKNNASFFVIPIHLPGGSGPNSGRFGLLGRNTFRGPAYYNYDFALIKNTPFGTRQSGSEVMDLQFRAEFFNLLNIVNMGLPANTLAGTGFGEINKTAGNSRQIQFSLKLIY; from the coding sequence GTGCGCGGAGAGGATGGCTCCCCAGTCAGTGGGGCCGTACTTACACTCACCGGGACAGGTCATGACTACACCGCCGTCACCGCGACGGATGGAAGGTTTTCCGTACAGGGGCCAGAGCCGGAAGAATATCGGATTTCTGTACAGATGAGCGGGGCCAGGTTCAGCAGCAATGCGTCCATCCTGCCTCAAGCTGGTCTGCCCGTTGTCATCGTCCTGCAGAACAACGGGACGCTGTCCATTGTTCCGCAGGCTGCCCACCAGGAGGCCACCGGAGGCGAGCAGCTTTCCAGCAAGACCGTCAGCGAGCTTCCGCTGAATAAAAGGGACTTCAGCCAATTACTTCTTCTTGCCGCCGGTACCATGACCGACGTAAATGGGGCCACCAATTTCACGCAGCAGTTTGCCATTAACGGCCAGCGCGGCGTGGAGGCGACTTTCGCCATGGATGGCGCAGATATCAGCGACCCGGAAATGGGTGGTGGCACCTTCACCAACTTTAACGTGGATGCCGTCGAACAGATCGAATCCAGTTCAGGATGGATGCCGGCAGAGATCGGCAGAGGAGCTGCGGGCTTTACCAACATCATTACGCGGTCCGGCCAGAGTGGCTTTCATGGATCGTTCTTTGAATTTCTCCGCAATTCGGCCCTTGATGCGCGGAACTACTTTGATCATCCGCCACATGGTCGGATTCCGCCTTTTCGCAGAAATGAGTTTGGATTTACGAATGGCGGTCCCGTGGTCTTGCCCGGAATTTACGACGGTCGCGGAAAGACCTTTTATTTCGGAGAGTACCAGGGCTTCCGGCAGGTGCTGGGGACGACACAAGTACTTGCTGTTCCTACCGCGGAGGAGCGGTCCGGTATCAATGCAACTGCCTATCCCGGCGATGTGTTGTATGTTCCCGTGGATGCGCAAATTGCACGGGTCCTGGCCCGATACCCCTTACCGAATTACGCCGCGGGGCCATTTGGTGAACACACCTTTGCAACATCCTCCAATGTGTCCACCAATGCCGACCAGTTTTCTGTCCGGATTGATCAAAAGATCGATGAGAAGTCCAGTATCTTTGGACGATTTACATATGACAATTTGAATGGACCCACTACAAACCCAGACGAAACTGCGATCGATCCCAGCTTTGCTGTGGAATACACAGACCGGCAGCGCAACGCCGTGCTGACTTATACACGCACCGTCTCACCACATTACTCTTTTGAATCTTCCATCAGCTTTACTCGCACCACCCCCTCCTTTCCTACACCGAACCATACAGATCCAGCGGTGAAATTTAATGATGGGCTCTTCCAGGCATTCAATTCTGCCGGGGGGTCTGTGATGACTGCCTTTGGGAATCTCTTTCAGGCGCGTCAGAATTTCTCCTTGATCGCAGAAAACCATACTTGGAAATGGGGTGGAGAAGTCCGTCTCAATCGCGATACCACTTATTTTGGAGTGAGTGTGAATGGCGAGTATGACTTTGGCGGCGGTGTCGTGTACTCTCCGGTGGAAATTCATTCCCAGAGTGGCACTCATGAGATTCATCCCGGAGATCCCCTGCCCGACACGCTGACCGCACTGCTCACCGGCAGTCCTTTTTCCTACAATGTGGCGGTGGCGCCCCCTTATTTTTCAAGCGGACCTCATATCGGTCCTGCTGCGATTAACCGAAACAATTTTTCCGTTTACGTGCAGGACACATGGAAGATTTCCGACCGTTTTACACTCGACTATGGCTTGCGCTATGAGGTGTACGCACCCATTGCAGAACGTGCCAAGCGCACCTCAGGGTTTCTGAATGTGAATGGAATCCAGCGTTTTGTGGTGAATCCGCAGCCGGCATATCAGACGAATGCTAACGGCCTGGGACCGCGTGTACAGCTCGACTGGTTGATGACAACCAAGACCCATCTGCGGGTTGGGGGAGGCATCACGACGATTCCGCCCAACATCTGGCAGGACAACTCACTGACCGGTTCGACGCCATTCGTGATCTACCCACACCTGAGCGTCACAAAAGGAGCGCAGCTGCATTATGGTTTTCAGATTACGCCTGACCAGCTGCCTCATGCCTATTCACTTTCGGGACAAGACATTTTTGCCAGCGGAGACACCAAGAAGGTCCCTGCAAATACGATCTTTGATGTAGACCGTTATGAACGGGACATGGCTGCGCTTTCTCCCGCGCACCAGATTGTGCCGCTGAACCTTGGCGGGATCGACCGTTCCTTCGGCAATGGCTATCTGGAAACCTGGACTCTGGGAATTGAGCGGCAACTGGGAAATCTTACTGCCAATCTTGGATATGTGGGGACTGCCGGAGTCAAGCTGCCGCGTATGAATTATCCCAATGCGTTTCCAGGAGCAACGCCAGAATTTGCTCCCCACACCCAGTTTGATGGTGAGGGAAATGTGACTGGCGGCTTTGGGGTAGAGACGGTCGTGGATGATACCTCGCATTCGACCTATCATGCTTTGCAGGCCTCGCTTCAGGGTACAGTGCAGCATGGAGGGCCGGGAGTTCAGGCCAGTTATACGTGGTCAAAGTCGCTGGATGATGTGAGTACCGTTATCGGCGGAGGCACTGGATCTACAGGCGCAGCTGTGCAAACCGCCCCCCAGGATCCCTTCAATACGCGAGCGGAGAAGGGCCCTTCCACTTTTGATGTGGCCCACTCGTTTAACCTGAGCGTCGCGCAAGACCTTCGTCTGGATGCGGTGGAATGGCTTCATCCCGTGACGAAGAAGCTCACTGCAGGATGGCAGCTTCTGAGTGTGTCAGGAATCAGCAGCGGGGCCCCATTCACCGTGTATTCAGGCATTCAGCAGACGGGTGCTGGATCGAATGGAGCAGACCGCCCAGACCAGATCGCAAAGCCACATCTCTCTACCGCGCGCAAAGTCCGCGAAGATTACTTTGGACTGGGAAAAAACAACGCATCGTTTTTTGTGATTCCGATCCATCTGCCCGGAGGATCTGGGCCAAACAGCGGCCGATTCGGACTGCTTGGACGCAATACATTCCGTGGTCCTGCTTATTACAATTATGACTTTGCGCTGATCAAGAACACTCCCTTCGGCACACGGCAGAGTGGAAGTGAGGTCATGGACCTTCAGTTTCGTGCGGAATTTTTTAATCTCCTGAACATCGTAAATATGGGCCTGCCGGCAAACACACTCGCTGGCACAGGTTTTGGAGAAATCAACAAAACCGCAGGGAACTCGCGGCAGATACAGTTCTCACTGAAGTTGATTTATTGA
- the lspA gene encoding signal peptidase II — MNKDRRGILLLIAAFIIALDRWTKVLVTRHIPEGDLKTVVPGWFWISHVLNPGAAFSLFSNSASPERTRWMLISFSLAAALAILVYFLAKRRPLSAVNFALSLILGGAIGNVWDRLRYGVVTDFLLVQLHFGHWSYHWPDFNVADSAISCGAVLILLDSLLSKKQ; from the coding sequence TTGAATAAAGACCGTCGCGGCATCCTCCTGCTGATTGCCGCATTCATCATCGCGCTGGACCGCTGGACGAAAGTTCTGGTTACAAGACATATTCCGGAGGGGGATCTGAAGACCGTTGTGCCGGGATGGTTCTGGATTTCACATGTTCTCAACCCGGGTGCTGCCTTCAGCCTCTTTTCTAATTCAGCTTCGCCGGAGCGTACGCGTTGGATGCTCATCAGCTTCTCGCTTGCTGCTGCTCTGGCGATCCTCGTCTATTTCCTGGCCAAAAGACGCCCCCTTTCGGCAGTCAACTTTGCTCTGTCACTGATTCTGGGCGGTGCTATCGGAAACGTCTGGGACCGCCTTCGCTATGGCGTAGTCACGGACTTTCTTCTGGTGCAGCTACATTTCGGACACTGGAGTTACCACTGGCCTGACTTTAATGTCGCTGACTCTGCGATTTCCTGTGGTGCAGTCCTCATCCTGCTTGATTCCCTGCTTTCAAAAAAACAATAA